The segment ggagttgggtgtTGCTGTTATGGTTGGGTGGTATTGGTGGATGGTTGGTGATGACCTATTTGTTGAGGCTAGTTGGTTGATTGCTACTCTCTCCCTAAGGTTGAGTTTCTACCCgttttctcctatagaggtggagattttGGTTATTCTTAGTTGCTTGGAGTTGGGATGGTTTAGGCCTTGTATTCATCATGTGGTTCAGGGAGCTTTCTCAAAACCCAAATGTCTATCAATACGTTGTGATTCCATCTTTGAGTTGCTGGACTTTGATATGTGGTTTGAAGCTTTGCTCTCTCCGGTGATGGTTTCCTACTTTTTAGCCCCTATTGAGGTGGGTtcctatcctattgaggtggatagaTGCTTTGTTGTCAGAGGTGCAACTATCAGATGCTTTGAGGTTGCTAGCTTCATCCtagtggttttgggagccattacaAAACCCATttcgaaggttaggggagcctttcaaaacccccatgTTTTTATTTTGTGTTTTCTTGTCTGGTTGGATGCTgacagttttcaagggcccagtatAGACTATGGTTGTAATTTGGTTAAGGTCTGGGCTAGCTTTTAGCTACTTGGAGTTTTTTTCATAGGTTAAGGGAGCCAGGGATATCCCTATTGTTTGATTGAGGGTTCCTGTTAAGCCCTCGTCCTTTTCTTTTAAGAGATATAGTTTGAGGTTGTAGCCTTGATAGTGTGGCCAACTTGTTTTGTATTGGCTATATCTTGTTTATTTGACTAGCTCTATTTGATTGTGATTGCGCTGGTGTTTGGCTGGCATTTGTTAGTTCAACTGTGTTTCGGTTGTTGATTCTCAACGTTTGTTGTCTTTGGCAGTGTAGTATTGTTGGTTCCAGATCCTAGTAAAatctaagggttttgggtcccttcaaaacctgttgtatggggtttcgggtTCCCTCAAAACatgttttttccttaatcaaaaacacctTGAACAAACAAGACTCAAAAGTCCTACGTATATACAATACCTTACATGATTCCTCAAAATGTTCAACAACAGCATGTCATTAGTCATGGTTCAAAATTTTGCAAGTTTGTCCTTAAATTTATAAAAGTGATCTTTCACTATGTAACTTTCATACTCAATGAAAAGCTCATGCAATATTAACAATTGATGTAATTTATTGGGTACATGATTTATCCAtacacaaattatttttcctaaacTTCCATTATCAAATTGATAATCATCAAAACTAGtgttaaggaaagagacaacctagcATGCTTCACCCTTGAATGGACATTATTGTTTTTCATCCATAGCTTCTGGAGCTCGAAGTTGATGATGTATCATTCCTCTCACATTTGAAACTCATTCTTTTTGAAACATCTTAAGCATTAGACTTAGGGCCAGTTCAAATTATTCTCATATTTTGCTTATGTGGTGACAACTGGCTCATCATTTTGGATATCCTCAAAACCTAGGGCCTCTTTGATAGGTTGATATTCAAAAACTTTCTCTAGTTATTCCTCAAATACAATCTATTTGATAGTTTTATCTTCAAATATTTTTGTATATGCGTAAAATTTATTAtaactaaataggaaataaggaaaatcacgaatTCCTTAACTATTTAAGCAATCctaaacataatcaatgaaatagatgcataattgaatcaattaaataatttaaaactatTTATTCTTCAACATGgctttcattgttcttctcttatttgaggtatggtggctctcagatgttGCGTTGGTAACCTACAAgagacacaaagattcaaagtttgggattgttgaaaatggagaattgatcctgaatttatagattttcgagTGAGaatgaatgagaggtggaactcaagtgagctcacatgttgattaatagttgaactactgatttggaggtggaacataatggATTGAATAAATAAAAGAGTTAACTGGTTGAGaaaaaaagctgattgaaagaagaaaaagaatgattggaagagaattaaagaatgatgcaattaatcaattacttgaattgatcaattaaaatagatggaattgTTAACTGAAGATGACTGATTGAAagatttttggaaaaaagcaaattagaagatagaaataaatgattggagagaatttaaaggaatgatttaattaagcaattaattgaattgatcaattaattattaatttgacatgtgttgtaggatattttattgaaattcaattccatcttgcatgcttttgaacttgatttagattttcaatttaatctttgcatgatattgatttaaatattgactatattttaaattcaatttgatctttgaattcatgcaaacttgatttagattttcaatttgatttttgcatgtctttgactttgatttttgaatcatgaaattgaaatgtacatgtatttgaaattaaatgaaattagaagaatataaatttgaatttgaattagaagaataaattagttaattaaatgaaattagaagaactaaTGAAATTAAACGACATTAGAATTTGGGGaatgggaatttgaattagaagaattaattagctaattaaataatttaaagaaactatttaattatttagaaactaaatttaattaaataataaagattatttaaattaaaggaattaaaatcacaattaattaaataattaatatttagaaaatggtttaaatgattaattgattaggatagAAATTAGGAAGATGataaagaaatatgaatttagaagaataagattaattagcttaattaaataatttaagaattatttaatcaattggaCGAATAATtattacatgatcaatgagacatttttaggtgtctacatttttctctAGTTGTTCCTCAAATACAATCTCCATGATTGAAGATTGTGTATCCTCTAAAATTTGTTCATCCTAAATAGTTGGTAAATcttcatttgaatcttccttttgtTGCGAAAGTGGATGTTCATCAAGGATTTCCTCATCTTGAGATATATTTAAGTCATTTTCTTCTTTGAATGGTAAGACATCAAATAGTGATGAATCTTGATAATCCTTTACATCGCTTATTCCTTTTGCCAAGTTATTTGTTTCCAACTTTGGATTCTCTTTACTTGTACTAGAGACTAGTATCTCTTCATGATTTAACACTTCCAAACATTTATCGGCACTTTGGATTATTTTGATAGCTTGAAATTCTTCTATTGTTTCTTTGACTTCCACTTCAATAAATTCTTCCTTTGGCAATATTCTTGAAAAGTTATCTTCTACTACAATACATTGATCATTAGGTTCAATCATGTTATCCACTTGTAACTCATTTATTTCATTGAATGATACAACAATATgctctttttttgttcttttataccCCTTAGTTGCAATATATGTTGTCCATATTTTGTTTGTAATGTACTCCTCTAATAACATTGGTAATCTAAACTGGCACCTAAATTGGTTGATGGCTTATTCTTGTAATGAGAAAGTAAACTTTGAATGGGGTGTGTTATGAGTCCTACACCAATAAGGTAGAAATATGATTTCTATACATAATTCATTATCAAGCCTTTATTGAttctcattcctccatttgaaTCTTGTGAATGCATCATTACTTTCTAGAATATTGAAATCATTGGCTTCTCGTAAGGAAATTAAGTAGcggaataacttcctacactaatcttgagaggagggtaatgcaaaaaatttataTATCATTACAACAGTCATACACATACCACAACATagaaacacaatgatttacgtggggaaaatcctttcaggagaaaaaccccacactccaaaagtagctcaatatattattcagcaatcaataaaagattacaatatacttgtagtgaaatctcttcataggagtaccactaatcagagactcggaggtaactcaatcaccataagactcttacacacaatctctatctcgtgcacctcatatataggagatacaatacaagaaaccgttaaacggtattacaaaaccatgggctaaaatcacccaataaagtagagccgaccttatctccaatctagatgccctatgatgtgtcaaaacacacatcaacatgtgttcctcccttttacatctcatttatgtgtctgatgcattttgtatttcctatttcaggagtccaaacttttggaggccataacttatgaaccgtgtgtctgattgatcaaccgtttgaagtgccaaaaagctcatgaagttctctatcacctcataaaccaCTACGTAATTTATGTCCACTTTTTAGGaaatttcagagcctctaaagtcttcaaaataaaatttaaacctttaCACAAAATAACTTACTCTTATTTCTCTTTCTCTGATAGCCTAAGCAAAGCTCTACTCAACACTACAACAGCTTTGTCTTCTCTCACAATATAGGCATGCTATCATCTCAAGAGAGGGGTCTTGGTTGTGTATTGTTTCTTCCTCTTTCTTATCTATTGTATCTTGATACTATCTTGTTGTCaaatatttgaatgtatctattaTCTAGGAGCATTTAGTTTATTTATCAATATATCTATAATGATAGGGGCTTTCCTCCATTAAGCGGGGTTTGTTTCTATCACATTATCTATTTATCTTTATATCTcttgtaataggggttttcctccattaagtgggGTTTATTTATATTAAACTATCAACTTATCTTTTACCCAaatctatctatttggttgtccatgaaggtagaaacaccaaaatgggggttttaGTGAGGCAAGCCTCTATacacttgttggcaattgacactcatttggtggtcTCTAGTAGATGActattggtttagggttttcattgatgaaaaatcTTCGTAGAGATCCAATCTGATGGAAATTATTCTTATCCGGAAGCAAGTGTTAACCAGTAGCTAATTAACCAATATTCCAACTTGAACATAGCATTTTGGGGACTAGAATCTTTCTGTTGATTGCAGTGCATTGAATCGTGTTCTTGTTGATTGGGTCAACTTAGacatatcattttattatttttttggtgatacgcacttatctttttggatccaATCAAGACGACATGTGACAACATGTTACACCTTGCAGGTCGacatgatgtatgacctattttgtggttacatgtatataagtttggtgtgggtgATATTTTTGGTGTATGATGCAATTGTATGCAAGAAAGAGgtgattgagaatccattttggcacagtttcacatgtgcattcttgatccagtaATTGACTAAGATAGAGGACAGGGCAGAACAGAGCAAAACAGCAGAGGTGATCCAATCAGTATATTCAGCACTCAACCAAAACTCATCCAGGAATTATAGATGTTATTTCaaagttcatacattgtaattcatcactgtaacaactttgtaagtcagtgagacttccccgagggttatagccttctgggttattgtaattgagtagtgagctctaggcagtgtgcttgaatgcatgtgcattcccattttgtaatattattttgctactggccatagtggaataatattatgggttcaaatcccaccatggtttttcccacttgggtttccatgtaaaaatacaggtgttatgatcttgtggttgtttgtttcataTTTTTGCATTTGAGTTCTTAATATTTACATCCAGTGattgaaagttaagtttgaaaatctgctaactggtagatcactggttcaccccccccctctcaatgatccctgattccaacaagaACCCCAACAATTTTCCCTTGTCTGAGTGTGTGTAGGTAGTGAATAGATTCAAGAAGCATGGAGTTGATTCAAAGTAGTTTTTGGTAGTTTTATGTTAGTACAGATGACAACACAACATGTAGACGTCCCCACGACACACTGGCATCTTGAACCCAAAACTTGGCCAGATTGATGGTAAAATCTATATTCTGTTGATATTAGTCCTTTATAGTTAGTAtagattttaatattttatatgctTTCATTATTTAGTAATTTGTATATTAGCATAGTGTTCTTTCTATTCTTTTATTGATCCCCCTGGCTCACCAAAGCACAAGTAAAATGAGGTAGCGAAGGTAGATTTGTTCCTTGAGAACTTGTCATCTTTAGGGTAAAAAtccccctctacattttggtgcACTCGACATGAATACCTCATGTCAGATATCTTTCTTTTAGATTTTGATACATTTGATAAGGCATTCTCGAAAGATAACTTTGATATGTTCGATCATGTCTTGGATGATTTCCTATAGGCATCCCCTTGTGATCGTAAGGCCGCTAAGATCAACCCATATATAAATTCATCTTCCTTGGGTGGAAAAAAGTCCATAACTATTATTGTAGTCTTTGTCGCTCAAAAGCCTAAGAGATCGGTTATTTACGTGACTCTGACTAGTCCCTCTCTGAAGAAAGTTAAGTCTATATATGGTAAATCATTTGAAAGTAATTCTCTGGATATAGTTACAAGGTTTACTCAATATAGGAATGTTTCTTATAACACTATTGCACATACTTATAATACATGAAGGAATAAGCAGCATACAAATCAACCTGCtacttctttaccaccttctcaacccgACCTTCCTCAAGCACCCACAACTTAAGGACtatgatcttgttgagaaactccatgtTACTCTTGCCAAGATCTTACTATGGGATTTTCTTCAAATGCCTCTAATGTACCAAGGTATGCTTCAGGATGTTCTATGCTTGTTGACCATCTTACATAGAATCTACTCAACGGTCTTATTTtatgcttcaacttgaccattggattgaggataataaggtgtagaaaacttatgttgaatatgaaatttctcAATAAATTGCTTCACCTCTTTTCTTTTAAATGAAGTGTCATTATCAGAAACAAAGGTGAAAGGCAAATCCAAAATGAGAAATGATATTATTAAGAAGAAAACTATAGATTGCTTCGACAGTAATTGATCTTAATAGTATAGCCTCAACctactttgtaaagtaatctatggCTATAATGATGAAGGTATGCCCTTTAGAAGAGGGGGGAGATATCTTACCAATAATATCCAACCCCCAAATTTTAAATGGTCAAGGAGAAGCTTGAGCTCAGAGTTCCTATGCAAGAGCTTGAATAAGATTGGTGTGTTTGTGGACATTGAGGGTATTTCTTGACAAAATGAAAGGAATATTACTCCATTGTTTTCCAATAGTACCCCATATGAGTCAATTTGTGAATGGAAGATTTGCCACCAAAACGAACATCTCTAGAACCTAAATGGGCTTCTTGGAGGGCAAGGGGTATCTTTCCTTTAGTCAAACATTAGAGAAGAAGGCCATTGTAAGACCTATGATAGATAACATTGGATAAGATCATATAGTAAGATGAAAGCTTTTGAATTATAACACAAGTATTATTATTAGTATCATCAGGAAAGCTTCCAAATTTTAAATAATTGTAGATGTAAGAAAACCATTCACCAGAGTCTATGTGAGTGCACATAAGACTATCAGGTTCAGGTTGATCAAAAATTGTAGGAGAACAAAGGATTTTTACTACAAAGTGATATTCATTTGCACTATAGTTAGGGCGTACAAGGGAGGTTGCACTCTCCATTGCATCTGAATGATGATTTACTCTCCTCGGTATATTGTCTATGGTATAAGAGGATAAACGTTTAAGGAGGGTTAGAGAAAGATCTATATACTGAGATAACTTAGATTTTTTAGCTCGATATGCTCCCATGATAAGATTTGAAATGAGCTCAGAATCACCATGAATATGATGTGGGAAACATTTGAAGCAATTGTGACACACAAACCAATGataagggcttcatactcagcaatgttatttgtacaatGGAACTCGAGTCGAAAGGAGAGAGGAAATAGCTTGCCTCTAGGTGAGATTAAGATCACACCCACCCCAAAGCCAATTTGACATCTTGATCCATTGAATTACATTTCCCAAATATGTTCATGGTCAATAGTGAATAAACTCTCATCAGGGAAAAAATCAAGAGTAGGAAAAAAATTAGATGAGGGGGCTTCTGCCAACTGATCAACAACAAATTGACCCTTGATGGATTTTTGAGTCACCAACTTAAGATCAAACTTATAAAACAACATTACCCACTTTTCTAACCTCCCAAAGAGATCAAATCTCGAGAAAAGATGTTTAAGGAGATCATTCTTAACAATCGCTCAAGTTTTCGCATGGAGGAGATAATGTCTTAGCTTCTGCATTGCAAAAATGAGAGAAAGGTATTGTTTCTCCATAGTGGAGTATTGATTTTTGTAGTCAACAATAACACATCTAACATAATACACCACCCTTTTCTTACCATCATCATCATATTGGGTCAATAAGGCTACCAAAGCATTAGAAGATTCTGATATATATAAAAAGAAGGGTCTATCATTCATATATGACATTAAGATAGGGGGATTAGCTAAATAACTTTTGATGGAATAAAAAGCCTTCTAACATTTAGCATCTCATTTGAATTGTACATCTTTCTTCAACAAATGTATGAAAAAAAGGGTACGATTGACCAACAAAGATACAAATCTGCGAATTTCCTAAATCTTCCCTTATAAACTACGTAGTTGTGAGATGTTTCTAGGTGGAGGAATGTTAACACTGGCATTAATCTTATTTGTATCaactttaattaattatgggaGACAATAATCCTAAAAGATTTCTAGTGTCAACATTGAAAACACACttaagaggatttagtctcatcttgtaaatttgaagccttatgaAAATAAGACAAAGATTCTTAACATGATCTTGACGGGTTACAGACTTTGCCAAGATATCATCGAAATAGTCTTGTAGAATCTTATGTATAAAGTCAAGAAATATCAGAGTCATTGCCCGATGAAGAGGTTACTCTCGCATTCTTCAATCCAAATGGCATAACTACATAACATAAAGTACCTCAAGGTGTAGTAAAGGTGGTCTTATATTGATCTTTCGAATTAATAAGGATCTGATtgtaacacataaagtcatccataaaaGAGAGCAAGGAATGACCTGCAATTGAATCAACTATTGAATCAATATTTAgaagaggaaaatcatccttaAGAGAAGCCTTATTGAGATCATGAAAATTAATACAAACATGAATGTGACCATCAAGTTTAATGACAAGAACAATATTTGATATCCAAGGAGAGTAATCAATAAGCCGAATAAAGATAACTTTCAAGAGCTTCTTTATCTCAGTCTTGACTAATAAATAAGCCTTGGGATTAATTTTACGAATCTTTTTCTTAACAGGCTTATCATTGGAATGTAAAATGATATTGTGAATTACTATAGACTCATCAATACCAAACATGTCCTCAtgtgaccaagcaaaaacatcagtATATTAATGTAGGAGATACAAATTACTTAGATTCTTCCAAAGAAAGACATTTACCaatcttaattatcttctcataagaTTTAGATCCATAATAACATCAGTAGTTTCTCCTTTAAGAAGTGTAATACGATCTTCTAGATGGGGCACATAAATATTTCATCCATCATGGAATAAAGAATCTTCCTTGTTAGCACTAAGAATAGATTTCCCAAAGTATGCTTGACTACTCAAACAATATGGGAATCGACGTTTATGATGATACTTATAGGTAAATCAAAATAAACACCCAAGAATTCCTCTAAGGCCTCCTTTGAGGAGAAAACATCTAAGGGAAATTCATTGTACGTATCATTGGTATCAATATATTTAGGAAGGAAACAATTAAGAGGAAGAGGTTCAACATAAATCATGTTGACCATGGTATTCAAGTCCAGTATTATGATGACAGAGTTCGGGCTCTAAGGGAACCCAAATACCTTGTTCATTAGGCCCACAACCTCTACCACCATAACCATATTTTGAAATTAGGTTAAACCCCAAATCATAGATGCCATGTAACTCTTCAGAGGTCAGAGGGTTGGTGCAGAAAAGGTGGTCCACGTGATAATTATCACCTGACTTTATAGATGCATAATCATCCTTTATAGCCAAAGTGAATTAAATATTAGGAATCTTCAAGTGGACGAGATTAACTTTGTATTCATAAATATGAGCATAAGTAAAATAAAAATATCTCTAATCATCACCCAAACATGCATTCACCTTCGACAAAGAAGATGACTTAGTCGGAGATGAAGTAGAAGATGTTTGGACTAGCCTAGATTTAGGACTTTCTATCTTAGGAGGATCTACCTTGAGAGGGTCCTCTTGAGGAGGATCCCATTTGTTAGATGATTTATCTTTAGATATAATTTCCTCCTTTAGGGCCTCCTCTTTAGGGGATATCACAGAAGTGGATGCCATCACATTAGAAGATAGTGATGGGATGTAATTTTGAAAGGATGGAGTAATCGAGGTATGACTAATTACTATCATTTGACATAAATACATAGCATCAATATTAGACTTGATTGTAACCACTTGGTTATTAGCAACAAACTTAATAGAATCATGAAGGGTAGATAAAACTTCCCCTAAAACATGTAGCCAAGGTATACCTAGAAGAATATTATAAGGTAAGTGTATTGGCATGACATACACTAGAGTTGGAATAGTAACTAGTCCAATCTTTAAAGGTAGAATGATAGTGCCCAAAGTAGTCTTACCAGTGTTATCGAAACCAAAAAAATATAGGGAAGATGTAACAAAAGTGTTAGAGTCCACTTATATTTCCAGTAGCAGGTTTAGAAAATAAACGTTAAGCGTTGAACCAATGTTGACGAGAATCCAGTTAATACCAACGCCATTAACATACACAATTATCATTAATGAATCCGTAAGATTCCTTACTTCAAGAGGTGGGTGTTAATGGAGATAGAACATGATATTTGATGTATCTACACAAATATGATCCATCAAGGAATTTACATCTATTGTCTTAGTAGAAGAGAGGAAAAAATCTTTTGAAGAGGATTAGCACATTGAGTAAGTATATGCATTATAGGCTTTTCACACAAGTGTTTGTATGGCTACTAGAGTTAAGCCCTATAACCTCGTGTATGATGTCGATGGTATCATGCCTCTAGAGTTGGAAATACCTTCTTTATAGGTTTCCCTTAAGGGGTTAATTGATGATGACACCTATTGTATTCACTATCTCAATCAGCTTGTATTGCTTGATGAGTGTCGATTAAAGGCCCTTGAGTATCTTCAGTCTTGCCAAAATTCTTTATCAAAGTAATATAATCAAAATGTCCTTTCTCAAATTTTCAAGGTAGGTGACCTTTTTCTCTATGAGAATCGAAGAAATGTTAATATGCCACCCAACCAAAGAAGGAAGTTCGATCCTAATTGGTTAGGCCATTACATAGTCACCTTTGTCTATGGTTCTGGTGCCTATGGTCTGTCTGAGATGGATGGTACACcacttaaagaacctataaatgtcATGCACTTATGTTGATATTATACATAGAATTCCTTATGTATCATGTATGTGATGCTTAGATTTTTAAGATCATCTTCCCAtgatattccttcatcaacatgtTCTTTTCTTTTTATGTGTTATGATGTGTTCCTTGTGTGTGTTTAATTTCTTTAA is part of the Cryptomeria japonica chromosome 10, Sugi_1.0, whole genome shotgun sequence genome and harbors:
- the LOC131858993 gene encoding uncharacterized protein LOC131858993, with translation MFGIDESIVIHNIILHSNDKPVKKKIRKINPKAYLLVKTEIKKLLKVIFIRLIDYSPWISNIVLVIKLDGHIHVCINFHDLNKASLKDDFPLLNIDSIVDSIAGYEDIVDAGVLPQYRDWFQSNPFPRFMDLAEHAPLIEEAKDEAAQAQV